A genomic region of Exiguobacterium sp. Helios contains the following coding sequences:
- the sufU gene encoding Fe-S cluster assembly sulfur transfer protein SufU, with protein sequence MDFNNLDHLYRQVIMDHYKTPRNRGAIDGGVTIDMNNPTCGDTIRLQLAIEDEIVKDAKFDGEGCSISMASASMMTQAVKGKTVEEALQLAQVFSEMVQGKDYDDEKFDLGDAEALSGVTKFPARIKCATLAWKALERGVEEGK encoded by the coding sequence ATGGATTTTAATAATCTCGATCACTTGTACCGTCAAGTGATCATGGACCACTATAAAACGCCCCGCAATCGTGGTGCGATTGACGGTGGTGTGACAATCGATATGAACAATCCGACATGTGGTGACACAATCCGTCTGCAACTCGCGATCGAAGACGAAATCGTCAAAGATGCGAAGTTCGACGGCGAAGGATGTTCGATCAGTATGGCGTCTGCGTCGATGATGACACAGGCTGTCAAAGGAAAAACAGTCGAAGAAGCATTACAACTCGCCCAAGTCTTTTCCGAGATGGTTCAAGGAAAAGACTACGACGATGAGAAATTTGATCTCGGAGATGCCGAAGCACTGTCTGGTGTGACGAAATTCCCGGCACGAATCAAGTGTGCGACACTTGCCTGGAAGGCGCTCGAACGCGGCGTCGAAGAAGG
- a CDS encoding cysteine desulfurase has product MGIDASIRNQFPILDQQVNDRKLVYLDSAASSQKPLVVIEAIENYYKTVHSNVHRGVHTLGTRATDAYEGARENVRRFIKAQHHEEIIFTRGTTTAINIVASSYGMEHVEEGDEIVVTYLEHHANLIPWQQVAKKKKAKLKYVDLTADGRVTIEAVKEQISDRTKIVAMAHVSNVLGTINPIKEVTQLAHAAGAVMVVDAAQSAPHQQIDVTDLDCDFLAFSAHKMCGPTGIGVLYGKKALLNAMEPVEFGGEMIDYVGLEESTFKPSPYRFEAGTPIIAGAVGLSAAIDFLEQVGLSNIEAHERELAQYAMAQMRDIKGLTIYGPEERVGLVTFNLGDVHAHDVATVLDMQGIAVRAGHHCAQPLMRWLGASSTARASFYLYNTKEEVDALVTGLRQTKEYFSHGF; this is encoded by the coding sequence ATGGGAATCGATGCATCCATCCGCAATCAGTTTCCGATTCTTGACCAACAGGTTAATGACCGGAAACTCGTCTATTTAGATAGTGCGGCTTCGTCACAAAAGCCGCTCGTCGTCATCGAGGCGATTGAGAACTACTACAAGACGGTTCATTCGAATGTGCACCGTGGCGTCCATACGCTCGGAACACGAGCGACGGATGCGTACGAAGGTGCGCGTGAGAACGTACGTCGTTTCATCAAGGCGCAACACCATGAAGAGATTATCTTTACCCGCGGGACGACGACAGCGATCAATATCGTCGCCTCAAGTTACGGAATGGAGCATGTCGAAGAAGGGGACGAGATTGTCGTCACGTACCTCGAACATCATGCGAATCTCATTCCGTGGCAACAGGTCGCAAAAAAGAAAAAAGCGAAACTGAAATATGTGGATTTGACGGCAGACGGTCGTGTAACGATTGAAGCGGTCAAAGAACAAATTTCGGATCGGACGAAGATTGTGGCAATGGCCCACGTTTCGAACGTCCTTGGAACCATCAATCCGATTAAAGAAGTCACGCAACTTGCCCATGCTGCCGGCGCCGTCATGGTCGTCGATGCAGCGCAAAGCGCGCCGCATCAACAGATTGATGTTACGGATCTCGATTGTGATTTCCTGGCGTTTTCGGCACATAAGATGTGCGGACCAACCGGGATCGGTGTCCTGTACGGCAAAAAAGCATTACTCAATGCGATGGAGCCGGTCGAATTCGGTGGTGAGATGATTGATTACGTCGGGCTGGAAGAGTCGACGTTCAAACCTTCTCCGTACCGGTTCGAAGCAGGGACACCAATCATTGCCGGCGCAGTCGGCTTATCGGCAGCGATTGATTTCTTGGAACAAGTCGGACTCAGTAACATCGAAGCCCACGAACGTGAGCTCGCTCAGTATGCGATGGCACAAATGCGTGACATCAAAGGGCTGACGATTTACGGTCCGGAAGAACGTGTTGGTCTCGTCACCTTTAATCTCGGTGATGTCCACGCACACGATGTCGCGACGGTCCTCGATATGCAAGGTATCGCCGTCCGTGCCGGTCATCATTGCGCACAACCACTGATGCGCTGGCTTGGAGCCAGTTCTACGGCACGAGCGAGCTTCTACCTGTATAATACAAAGGAAGAAGTAGATGCATTAGTGACAGGACTTCGCCAAACGAAGGAGTATTTCAGTCATGGATTTTAA
- the sufD gene encoding Fe-S cluster assembly protein SufD codes for MTVELNLAVNREAVAERATRLGEPAWMITKRQDALDLAPTLALPKVEKIKIGGWNFTEGTADLETVTGLTPDIETLIGENRDHMLITRNGQLVHAQNSEATNGVIFTTLEDAMKHHPELVEKYFMTEGVNVNEDRLAALNAALMNGGTFLYVPKGLKLTVPMQAIYTLEQTGGALYHHAIIIADADSELTYIENFVSYGEEAHNVNVVTEVFVEDNAKVLFGGVDTLAKGAVTYMNRRGVVKQGAKLEWALGHMNDGHTITETKTHLVGNDSFSDTKAVTVGRGDQKQNFNVRTDHFGKGSEGFILIHGVQKDSATSIFNGTSMIHHGASKSNGVQTERVLMLSEKARGDANPILLIDEDDVMAGHAASVGRVDELQLYYLMSRGLSRKEAERLVVHGFLQPVVSELAIDSVKERLVQVIEGKVN; via the coding sequence ATGACTGTAGAACTGAATCTTGCCGTAAATCGCGAGGCAGTGGCAGAACGTGCGACTCGCTTAGGGGAACCGGCTTGGATGATTACCAAGCGTCAAGATGCACTTGATCTTGCCCCGACGCTCGCATTGCCAAAAGTAGAAAAAATCAAAATCGGTGGCTGGAACTTCACAGAAGGTACAGCGGATCTTGAGACAGTAACAGGTCTGACACCGGATATCGAAACATTGATCGGTGAAAACCGTGACCATATGCTGATCACGCGTAACGGACAACTCGTCCACGCGCAAAACAGCGAAGCGACGAACGGCGTCATCTTCACGACGCTTGAAGACGCAATGAAGCACCATCCGGAGCTCGTCGAGAAATACTTCATGACAGAAGGCGTCAACGTCAACGAAGATCGTCTCGCAGCACTCAACGCAGCACTCATGAACGGCGGTACATTCCTATACGTACCAAAAGGCTTGAAGTTGACTGTTCCAATGCAGGCGATTTATACGCTGGAACAAACAGGCGGTGCGTTGTACCACCATGCAATCATCATCGCAGATGCTGACAGTGAACTGACGTATATCGAAAACTTCGTCTCTTACGGCGAAGAAGCGCATAACGTCAATGTCGTTACGGAAGTTTTCGTTGAAGACAATGCGAAAGTTCTTTTCGGAGGCGTCGATACGCTTGCGAAAGGTGCTGTCACATACATGAACCGTCGCGGTGTCGTCAAACAAGGCGCGAAGCTCGAATGGGCACTCGGTCACATGAATGACGGACACACGATCACGGAAACGAAAACACACCTCGTTGGTAATGATTCGTTCTCGGACACGAAAGCCGTAACGGTTGGTCGTGGCGATCAAAAACAAAACTTCAACGTCCGGACAGACCATTTTGGTAAAGGTTCGGAAGGTTTCATCTTGATTCACGGTGTTCAAAAAGATTCGGCAACATCGATCTTCAACGGAACATCAATGATTCACCATGGCGCTTCGAAATCAAACGGTGTGCAGACGGAACGTGTGCTCATGTTGTCTGAAAAGGCACGTGGTGACGCAAACCCGATCCTCTTGATTGACGAAGATGATGTCATGGCAGGACACGCGGCATCTGTCGGCCGTGTCGACGAACTCCAACTCTACTACTTGATGAGCCGTGGTTTATCACGTAAAGAAGCAGAACGCCTCGTCGTTCACGGTTTCTTACAACCGGTTGTTTCTGAGCTCGCGATTGACTCTGTCAAAGAACGCCTCGTCCAAGTGATCGAAGGGAAAGTAAACTAA
- the sufC gene encoding Fe-S cluster assembly ATPase SufC, translating to MKASHLKIEDLHVAIDGKEILKGVNLEIKGGEIHAVMGPNGTGKSTLASALMGHPTYEVTSGSVTLDGEDVLEMEVNERAQAGMFLAMQYPSEISGVTNSDFLRSAINSRREEGDEISLMKFIRQLDAQMGLLEMPGEMAHRYLNEGFSGGEKKRNEILQMTMLKPAIAILDEIDSGLDIDALKVVAKGVNEMRSPEFGCLIITHYQRLLNYIEPDFIHIMMGGKIVMSGGKELAHRLEAEGYDWVKKELGIEEVEIETKA from the coding sequence ATGAAGGCTTCACACTTAAAGATTGAAGATTTACACGTTGCAATCGACGGCAAAGAAATCTTGAAAGGCGTCAACTTAGAAATCAAAGGCGGCGAAATCCACGCGGTCATGGGACCAAACGGGACTGGTAAATCAACACTCGCATCTGCATTGATGGGTCACCCGACGTATGAAGTGACATCAGGATCAGTCACACTCGACGGCGAAGACGTCCTCGAAATGGAAGTCAACGAACGTGCGCAAGCAGGTATGTTCCTTGCAATGCAATACCCAAGCGAAATCAGTGGTGTGACGAACTCAGACTTCCTGCGTTCAGCAATCAACTCACGCCGCGAAGAAGGCGATGAAATCTCACTCATGAAATTCATCCGTCAACTCGACGCGCAAATGGGTCTTCTCGAAATGCCGGGCGAAATGGCACACCGTTACCTCAACGAAGGTTTCTCGGGCGGAGAGAAGAAACGGAATGAAATTCTCCAAATGACGATGCTGAAACCAGCGATCGCCATCCTTGACGAAATCGATTCAGGTCTTGATATCGATGCGCTTAAAGTTGTCGCAAAAGGTGTGAACGAAATGCGTTCACCTGAATTCGGCTGCTTGATCATCACGCACTATCAACGTCTCTTGAACTATATCGAGCCTGATTTCATCCATATCATGATGGGCGGAAAAATCGTCATGTCTGGTGGTAAAGAACTTGCTCACCGTCTCGAAGCAGAAGGTTATGACTGGGTTAAAAAAGAACTCGGCATCGAAGAAGTCGAAATCGAAACAAAAGCGTAA
- a CDS encoding MFS transporter: MQRLKQLHPLTVGVLLGTFFARLGTFITMPFFAIYLSVVLKFSPVDVGWILSISAIASLVMSFVGGTLSDRYGRRTMMLSGTFGFVLVFIGLAQVETFWAFFILSALNGIFRSIFEPSARALISDTTEEENRLFVFNIRYTCINIAAAIGPGIALLLSAGNTSITFYITAFVYFGYGVAIFILFRRHPITESHGGKKVSFGATVRLLKTDVAFTFALAGIIFGVFGYSQFNSTLPQFLTTTTLLSGGTSLFALLITINAITVLVVQYPIMKFGVKTSPLVSITVGIATVAVGLFVMGTAGTVWLMIGAMFIFTCGEVMMFTMTDILTDSFATPELRGSYFGAMGLTSIGQSVGPVIGGQLLLYFGPERPLPIFGILALLTVLGIPLLLLSQRVHRQTKPEEEKEVVSL, translated from the coding sequence ATGCAACGTTTGAAACAGCTTCACCCATTGACGGTCGGCGTGTTGCTCGGGACATTTTTTGCCCGGCTCGGGACTTTCATCACCATGCCGTTTTTTGCGATTTACTTATCGGTCGTCCTGAAATTCAGTCCGGTCGACGTCGGCTGGATTCTCAGTATTTCAGCCATCGCGAGTCTCGTCATGAGTTTCGTCGGCGGGACATTATCCGACCGCTACGGCCGCCGGACGATGATGCTCAGCGGAACGTTCGGTTTTGTGCTTGTCTTCATCGGACTGGCTCAAGTCGAGACCTTTTGGGCGTTCTTCATCCTGAGTGCCTTAAACGGCATTTTCCGGTCCATCTTCGAACCGTCGGCCCGGGCATTGATCAGTGATACGACGGAGGAAGAAAACCGGTTGTTCGTCTTTAATATCCGTTATACGTGCATCAATATCGCAGCGGCGATCGGACCGGGGATTGCCTTGTTGCTCAGTGCGGGGAATACGTCGATTACCTTCTATATTACGGCGTTCGTTTACTTCGGCTACGGCGTCGCGATTTTCATCCTGTTCCGACGTCATCCGATTACGGAAAGCCACGGCGGGAAAAAGGTGTCGTTCGGAGCGACGGTCCGATTGTTAAAAACCGATGTCGCCTTTACGTTTGCGCTCGCCGGTATCATCTTTGGTGTCTTCGGATACAGTCAGTTCAACTCGACGTTGCCTCAGTTTTTGACGACGACGACCTTATTGTCCGGGGGAACGAGTCTGTTCGCCTTACTGATTACGATTAACGCGATCACCGTCCTCGTCGTCCAGTACCCGATCATGAAGTTCGGTGTCAAGACGTCACCGCTCGTCTCGATCACGGTCGGGATTGCGACCGTTGCCGTCGGATTATTCGTCATGGGAACGGCCGGCACGGTCTGGCTGATGATCGGTGCGATGTTCATCTTCACATGCGGGGAAGTGATGATGTTTACGATGACGGACATTTTGACGGACAGCTTTGCGACACCGGAATTACGGGGAAGTTATTTCGGGGCGATGGGCTTGACGTCGATTGGTCAATCGGTCGGACCGGTCATCGGCGGACAATTGTTACTTTATTTTGGACCGGAACGTCCGTTGCCGATTTTCGGTATTTTAGCCCTCTTGACAGTTCTCGGAATACCACTGCTCTTACTGTCACAGCGGGTTCATCGACAAACGAAACCGGAAGAAGAGAAGGAAGTCGTCTCACTTTAA
- a CDS encoding MetQ/NlpA family ABC transporter substrate-binding protein, whose translation MKLWKKFVGTAAVSVLAVSLAACGEESSSGGGDSKTLVIGASNVPHAQILEHVQKEYEAKGYKLEIKKFQDYVLPNKALAEKEIDANYFQHVPYLEQQEKENKDYKFASAGGVHVEPLGVYSKKYKSLDKLPKGATILTSSNVAERGRVLTFLQNEGLIKLKDGKTTDAQLKDIVENPKKIKFKTNIEASLLPQAYKNNEGDAVLINTNYAIDNGLNPLKDTIALEDESSPYVNIIVTRDGDEKDKRVTTLLDILHEKKNQDWITKEYKGAVVPVSK comes from the coding sequence ATGAAACTTTGGAAAAAATTCGTCGGCACAGCAGCCGTATCGGTCTTAGCAGTCAGTCTTGCAGCATGCGGAGAAGAATCTTCTTCAGGCGGCGGCGATTCAAAAACACTCGTCATCGGAGCGTCAAACGTTCCTCATGCTCAAATCTTGGAGCATGTTCAAAAAGAATATGAAGCAAAAGGCTATAAACTCGAAATCAAGAAGTTTCAGGATTATGTTCTTCCGAACAAAGCATTGGCTGAAAAAGAAATCGATGCGAACTATTTCCAACACGTGCCGTACCTTGAGCAACAGGAAAAAGAAAACAAAGACTATAAATTCGCGAGTGCCGGCGGCGTTCACGTTGAACCGCTCGGTGTCTATTCTAAAAAATACAAGTCTTTGGATAAACTGCCAAAAGGTGCAACGATCTTAACAAGCTCAAACGTTGCAGAACGCGGACGTGTCTTGACGTTCCTTCAAAACGAAGGGCTGATCAAGTTGAAAGACGGTAAAACAACAGATGCACAATTGAAAGATATCGTAGAAAATCCAAAGAAAATTAAGTTTAAAACGAACATTGAAGCGTCACTCTTACCGCAAGCCTACAAAAATAACGAAGGTGACGCGGTCCTCATCAATACGAACTACGCGATCGACAACGGTCTGAACCCGTTGAAAGATACGATTGCACTGGAAGACGAGTCTTCACCGTACGTCAACATCATCGTGACGCGTGACGGCGATGAAAAAGACAAACGTGTCACGACATTGCTCGATATTCTCCACGAGAAAAAGAACCAGGACTGGATCACAAAAGAATACAAAGGTGCGGTCGTACCGGTCAGTAAATAA